Proteins encoded by one window of Asterias rubens chromosome 18, eAstRub1.3, whole genome shotgun sequence:
- the LOC117302711 gene encoding D-glucuronyl C5-epimerase B-like isoform X1, whose protein sequence is MLKHEEASYFVQSNEVSKCSSHNQVSISVDMRLVNPRLFSRLPVVTLLLVLSNFLTYHLVCIGRGDGGTITRSKTEQRSQEVESEYLQRPSLGHNLRYHQTNEEKQHQAANNLAKVDLHTSGIRYQEIECLINGDYTIHGRREGTEVYLPFTFLEKYFEVYGKIAEYDGYDRFEWQHSVAHVYQQAPYKPTGEFMSFDHYNVEPRDRVKMISGVHGVPVSIQWDAQGYFYAIQVCQFGLSHYSKNLTHREPRVKIYEDAENEDLEKWSLADQMSRISAVRDETTGSNVIEFQTTDSLSPGQGATLPLNNRRTFVVSFDILLMSNSTITVTVQDDKDKPHSIHYVAMDDKVSHKGSHIFYGIGECSQWRRVTRDLVVDFQKGLGQTNKRYVTNIQIGLSRVNKFTVHGYGRIDNITLSSSSHMAQFFDAANWLLKNQDSNGGWPVMVDRLLAPGFQVLSPGWYSAMAQGQAISTLVRAYVRTKDRKYLDACVKATKLYQIPSSEGGVKAVLFDQYTWYEEYPTTPSSYVLNGFIYSLIGLYDLITIASPEEGRDALQLYEDGIRSLKKFLLLFDGGTGTIYDLRHVTLGKAPNLARWDYHATHIAQLQLLASIDPDPVYKTTLQRWLGYTKGIRAKHN, encoded by the exons ATGTTAAAACATGAAGAAGCGTCTTATTTCGTACAGTCAAATGAAG TGAGCAAGTGTTCCTCTCACAACCAGGTATCAATCTCTGTTGATATGAGGTTAGTGAACCCACGACTGTTTTCCCGCCTCCCAGTTGTCACCTTGCTCCTGGTGCTCTCCAACTTCTTGACCTATCACTTGGTATGTATCGGTAGAGGAGACGGTGGGACGATCACAAGGAGTAAGACTGAGCAACGAAGTCAAGAGGTTGAAAGTGAATATTTACAACGACCGAGCCTTGGTCACAACCTAAGATATCATCAA ACAAATGAAGAGAAACAGCATCAGGCTGCTAACAATCTCGCTAAAGTGGATTTACATACATCGGGAATAAGGTACCAAGAGATTGAGTGTCTAATCAATGGTGACTATACGATACATGGACGACGAGAAGGAACAGAAGTCTATCTTCCTTTCACATTCTTGGAAAAGTACTTTGAAGTTTATGGCAAGATTGCAGAGTATGATGG ATATGATCGTTTTGAATGGCAGCACAGTGTGGCACATGTTTACCAGCAGGCACCATATAAACCAACGGGTGAATTTATGTCCTTTGATCATTACAATGTCGAACCTCGAGACAGAGTTAAGATGATCAGTGGCGTGCATG GTGTTCCTGTTTCTATTCAATGGGATGCCCAAGGTTACTTCTACGCTATTCAAGTTTGTCAGTTTGGGTTGAGTCACTACAGCAAGAATTTAACCCACCGAGAGCCACGAGTGAAGATCTATGAAGACGCCGAGAACGAAGATCTTGAGAAGTGGAGTCTCGCTGATCAAATGAGTCGAATATCTGCGGTACGAGATGAAACAACTGGCTCTAACGTCATTGAATTCCAAACTACAG ATTCTTTATCCCCAGGCCAAGGAGCTACTCTACCTCTCAATAACCGACGGACATTTGTTGTCTCATTTGATATATTGCTGATGAGTAACTCGACAATTACCGTCACAGTACAAGATGATAAAGATAAACCGCATAGCATTCACTATGTTGCTATGGATGATAAAGTCAGCCATAAAGGCAGCCATATATTTTATGGTATCGGGGAGTGCAGTCAGTGGCGTAGAGTCACAAGAGACTTAGTGGTTGACTTCCAAAAGGGTCTCGGACAAACAAATAAGAGATATGTCACCAATATTCAAATTGGTTTGTCCAGAGTGAACAAGTTTACGGTGCATGGCTACGGACGGATTGATAATATCACTCTATCGTCCTCCAGCCATATGGCGCAGTTCTTCGATGCGGCTAATTGGTTGTTAAAGAACCAAGATAGTAACGGAGGTTGGCCGGTGATGGTGGACCGGTTACTCGCTCCAGGGTTTCAAGTGTTATCTCCTGGTTGGTACTCGGCAATGGCGCAAGGTCAAGCCATCTCGACTCTCGTCAGGGCGTATGTCAGAACCAAAGATAGGAAGTACTTGGATGCCTGCGTCAAGGCAACAAAACTCTACCAAATACCGTCATCGGAAGGGGGTGTCAAGGCTGTCCTCTTTGATCAATACACGTGGTATGAAGAGTACCCAACCACTCCAAGCTCCTACGTCTTAAATGGCTTCATCTACAGTCTAATTGGTTTGTATGATTTGATCACGATAGCATCTCCTGAGGAAGGACGGGATGCTCTTCAACTTTATGAAGATGGTATaagatcattaaaaaaattcctGTTGTTATTTGACGGTGGAACTGGTACTATTTATGATCTACGTCATGTAACGTTAGGAAAAGCTCCAAACCTGGCGAGATGGGATTATCATGCAACGCATATTGCTCAATTACAATTATTAGCCTCCATAGATCCAGATCCAGTATACAAAACAACGCTACAACGATGGTTAGGTTACACCAAAGGGATTCGTGCTAAACACAATTGA
- the LOC117302711 gene encoding D-glucuronyl C5-epimerase B-like isoform X2, translating into MRLVNPRLFSRLPVVTLLLVLSNFLTYHLVCIGRGDGGTITRSKTEQRSQEVESEYLQRPSLGHNLRYHQTNEEKQHQAANNLAKVDLHTSGIRYQEIECLINGDYTIHGRREGTEVYLPFTFLEKYFEVYGKIAEYDGYDRFEWQHSVAHVYQQAPYKPTGEFMSFDHYNVEPRDRVKMISGVHGVPVSIQWDAQGYFYAIQVCQFGLSHYSKNLTHREPRVKIYEDAENEDLEKWSLADQMSRISAVRDETTGSNVIEFQTTDSLSPGQGATLPLNNRRTFVVSFDILLMSNSTITVTVQDDKDKPHSIHYVAMDDKVSHKGSHIFYGIGECSQWRRVTRDLVVDFQKGLGQTNKRYVTNIQIGLSRVNKFTVHGYGRIDNITLSSSSHMAQFFDAANWLLKNQDSNGGWPVMVDRLLAPGFQVLSPGWYSAMAQGQAISTLVRAYVRTKDRKYLDACVKATKLYQIPSSEGGVKAVLFDQYTWYEEYPTTPSSYVLNGFIYSLIGLYDLITIASPEEGRDALQLYEDGIRSLKKFLLLFDGGTGTIYDLRHVTLGKAPNLARWDYHATHIAQLQLLASIDPDPVYKTTLQRWLGYTKGIRAKHN; encoded by the exons ATGAG GTTAGTGAACCCACGACTGTTTTCCCGCCTCCCAGTTGTCACCTTGCTCCTGGTGCTCTCCAACTTCTTGACCTATCACTTGGTATGTATCGGTAGAGGAGACGGTGGGACGATCACAAGGAGTAAGACTGAGCAACGAAGTCAAGAGGTTGAAAGTGAATATTTACAACGACCGAGCCTTGGTCACAACCTAAGATATCATCAA ACAAATGAAGAGAAACAGCATCAGGCTGCTAACAATCTCGCTAAAGTGGATTTACATACATCGGGAATAAGGTACCAAGAGATTGAGTGTCTAATCAATGGTGACTATACGATACATGGACGACGAGAAGGAACAGAAGTCTATCTTCCTTTCACATTCTTGGAAAAGTACTTTGAAGTTTATGGCAAGATTGCAGAGTATGATGG ATATGATCGTTTTGAATGGCAGCACAGTGTGGCACATGTTTACCAGCAGGCACCATATAAACCAACGGGTGAATTTATGTCCTTTGATCATTACAATGTCGAACCTCGAGACAGAGTTAAGATGATCAGTGGCGTGCATG GTGTTCCTGTTTCTATTCAATGGGATGCCCAAGGTTACTTCTACGCTATTCAAGTTTGTCAGTTTGGGTTGAGTCACTACAGCAAGAATTTAACCCACCGAGAGCCACGAGTGAAGATCTATGAAGACGCCGAGAACGAAGATCTTGAGAAGTGGAGTCTCGCTGATCAAATGAGTCGAATATCTGCGGTACGAGATGAAACAACTGGCTCTAACGTCATTGAATTCCAAACTACAG ATTCTTTATCCCCAGGCCAAGGAGCTACTCTACCTCTCAATAACCGACGGACATTTGTTGTCTCATTTGATATATTGCTGATGAGTAACTCGACAATTACCGTCACAGTACAAGATGATAAAGATAAACCGCATAGCATTCACTATGTTGCTATGGATGATAAAGTCAGCCATAAAGGCAGCCATATATTTTATGGTATCGGGGAGTGCAGTCAGTGGCGTAGAGTCACAAGAGACTTAGTGGTTGACTTCCAAAAGGGTCTCGGACAAACAAATAAGAGATATGTCACCAATATTCAAATTGGTTTGTCCAGAGTGAACAAGTTTACGGTGCATGGCTACGGACGGATTGATAATATCACTCTATCGTCCTCCAGCCATATGGCGCAGTTCTTCGATGCGGCTAATTGGTTGTTAAAGAACCAAGATAGTAACGGAGGTTGGCCGGTGATGGTGGACCGGTTACTCGCTCCAGGGTTTCAAGTGTTATCTCCTGGTTGGTACTCGGCAATGGCGCAAGGTCAAGCCATCTCGACTCTCGTCAGGGCGTATGTCAGAACCAAAGATAGGAAGTACTTGGATGCCTGCGTCAAGGCAACAAAACTCTACCAAATACCGTCATCGGAAGGGGGTGTCAAGGCTGTCCTCTTTGATCAATACACGTGGTATGAAGAGTACCCAACCACTCCAAGCTCCTACGTCTTAAATGGCTTCATCTACAGTCTAATTGGTTTGTATGATTTGATCACGATAGCATCTCCTGAGGAAGGACGGGATGCTCTTCAACTTTATGAAGATGGTATaagatcattaaaaaaattcctGTTGTTATTTGACGGTGGAACTGGTACTATTTATGATCTACGTCATGTAACGTTAGGAAAAGCTCCAAACCTGGCGAGATGGGATTATCATGCAACGCATATTGCTCAATTACAATTATTAGCCTCCATAGATCCAGATCCAGTATACAAAACAACGCTACAACGATGGTTAGGTTACACCAAAGGGATTCGTGCTAAACACAATTGA